CCTTGCCTCTTCGGCAGCGGTCAGCTCCTTCAGGGCGAAGGAGGTCGGCCACATGGCGCCTTCGTCGAGTTTCGCCTTGTCGTTGAAGCCGAATGTCGCGTACCTCGATTTGAACTTCTCTGCGCTCTGAAAGAAACAGACGACCTTGCCGTCCTTGGCATACGCGGGCATCCCGTACCAGGTCCTCGGTGAGAGGGCTGGCGCGCTCGCTTTGATGATCGCATGGAGCCGTTTGGCCATGGCGCGATCCGACCCGCGCATCTCGTTGATCTTCGCGAGCACGTCCCGTTCACCGTCCGCCTTGCCCGCGCGCGAGCCGCGGCGCGCTTCCGCCTTCAGCTCTTGGGCGCGCTCCTTCATCGCAGCTCGTTCCTCGTCCGTGAAGCCCTTTGACTTGCTGCGGGTCGCAGTGGTCCTCTTGGTGGACTTCTGCGTGGCTTTTCGGGTGCTCATTGCGCTCCTTTGCTCGTTTAGTTTCAGGCAAATATCATTTGTAGCACAAATGATTGGAGCAGCGGAGTAAATGTGCGAAGATCACACGCCATGCCCCCGGATCCGTCCACAGAGACCGAGATCGCCGAGTTCGCCGGACAGCTGTTCTTCCGGCTCTGGCGAGCCTCACACACCCTGACCGCCGCGGCGCTGCGATCGATTGGCCTGACGCCGGCGCTCTTCGCCGTGCTCAACTACCTGCGGGCGGGCGATGGCGGGATCCAGCAGCAGATCGGCTCGGCGATGGGGATCGACCCGAGCACGATGGTCTCACTGGTCGACCAGCTCGAACGCGCCGGGCTGGCCAGGCGGCGCCTCCACCCGCAGGATCGCCGTGCCCGCGAGGTCCTGATCACGCCAAAGGGCCGGCGGACCCTGAAACGGGCGCGCGAGCTGGCGGAGGAGGTGGAAGACAGCGTCCTTCAGGGCCTCTCGCCGGCCGAACGCCGACAGCTGGTCACGCTCCTCCGAAAGGCGTTCGCGGCGGCGCCTCCACAGCCGCTGTGGAGCTCCGAGGAGGCGACTAGAGCCCCCGGTCAAATGATCAAGTAGGGCAATGCTGCGGGGATTGGCGACTTTGTGGCGCTAGGCGCCATAAAAGCGCCAAAGGCTCTGGCCTCGCCTCCCGACCCAGCCCCTTTTTCGCCTCCGTGCCCGCTCAAGCGGGGCGAAGGGTTACGACCAGCGGTCCCACTTCTTGAGGTGGCGGGTGATCGACCTCAGGAAATGGCCTCCCTCGTACCAGCCCGGTGCCGACCATTCCTCCATGTGCAGATGGCAGCCGGTGGCGTTGCCGGTCTGGCCAACCTTCCCGATCCGCTCTCCGGTGTGCACGACCTGGCCTTCGCGAAGAGGCGACGGCCTCTTCATGTGCATGTACGCGTAGTCGTGGCCGGTCTTCCTGCCGTCGATCACCAGGTAGTAGCCGGCGCTCGAGTGGTACGCCTTCCACTGCACCCGACCGCCACGGGCCGCCACCAGCGGCGCCCCGCAACGGGCAAAGACGTCCTGACCCTGGTGCGTGTGGCCCGACCGGGGCGCGCCGACCCCGTCGCCGTAGGTATGACGAGCGCGAATCGGGAACTTGAAGCGGTGGTATGTGAACCGGGACTCGCTGGTCGACGCCATGGTCCCGCTCTGGGGGCCGATGCGGAACTTGTATTTGCCGTCGCGAACGGGCTTTCCGTGCCTGGTTCCCCTCCACTTGGCCGAGTGGGCCATGTTTGGCTCCTGGGCGGGCTCCACCCAGCTGTCCACCACGGTGCCGTTGGCGCGGTTGACGACGTCGATCCGCACGTCGGTCGGCTCGCTGTTCGTGAACATGTAGGTCACGCGCGGCTTCTTGACGCCGAAGTAGTAGGACCTTCGCGGCTTCGCGGCGGCGTCCCTGAGCTTGAAGTCACCTGACTGGATCTGGGCGGGCGCGACGATCCTCAGGGTCTTGGGGGACTTGGCGCTGTTCTCGTAGGTGTCGACGACCTTCGGCCTGCCGCTCGCAGCTCCTGCGGGGACCTTGGCCGTCACCCGACGGCTCTCGGAGGCGACCGACCCGGCAGCGACCTTGCCGGTCTCCCTCGCGTTGAACAGGACCTGTGAGACGTGGCGCAGATGGCGGCCGCTCACCTGCACCTTGGAGCCAGTGGTCGCCTTGTGTACGCCGGCGCACTTGGCGATGCAGACGACGTCCGTGACCTTGGGCGGCTCGGGAGGGGTGGTTCCGCCGCCCGCGGCGAAGGCCCAGCCCGCGCAGACGGACAACGACGCGCCCACGACTGCCGCGGGTATCGCTGTTCGCCATCCGCGCCGAGCCGGCGCCATTCCCTGGGGCCTCAAACGGACTCTCTTTCTCCGGCCTGCGGGGTTAGCTGTCGGGCTCGCGCCGAAAGAGCGGCGCTACGGACGAGCGTGTCCGATTCGCCCCAGGACGGCTTCGACGCCGTCCCTTTGGTTCCCCCGCCCCGCTGCGGCTGGGCCGCCTCGGATTCGGCAGGTCATCTGGGCGGCGGCAGTATAGCCAGGCGGACGGCGGAATGCGATCATGCCATGAGAGATTTGTTAGCGTCGGCTAACACTTCGGGTGAGATCGGAGCAAGATCGCGACCAGGCCGGCGCCCCAGGGAGCCGCCTCGTGCGGCGCGACGAGCAGGCCGGTTGCGCTCGACTATCATGCGCCGGCCGCGCCCGTGAGCGTGACGCCCGGTTTGGGCCGCGCGCAGGTCGATGGGGGCGGCTTTTCGCGGTCCGGCTGGGCCCGGTTCCGTCAGCAGCGAGATGAAATGAAGACGTACGTAGCCACACCCGAGAACCGGCAGCGCGACTGGTACGTGATCGACGCCGAGGGCCTGACCCTCGGGCGTCTAGCGACTCAGATCGCCGACGCGCTCCGCGGCAAGCGCAAGCCGGAATACACGCCGCACTGCGACACCGGGGACTTCGTGGTCGTGGTCAATGCGGCCAAGATCAAGGTCACCGGGAACAAACTCAACGACAAGGTCTATTACCGCCACAGCGGCTATCCAGGCGGACTGCGCTCGCGGACGCTCGGCGAGATGCTCGAGCGCCGACCGGAGGAGGTCATCCGCATGGCGGTCAAGGGGATGCTCCCCCGAAACCGCCTCGCGCGCCGGCAGCTGCAGAAGCTGAAGGTCTACGCCGGAGCCGAGCACCCACACGAGGCGCAGAAGCCGGCGCCGATGGAGGTCGATGCCTGATGGTGGACGAGGAGCGCACGGAAGAGGAGCAGCAGCCCGAGGGCACCGGGGACGAGGCCGCGCCGGAGGACCAGGGTTCCGAGGAGCAGCCCGCGGCGCCCGCGCAGGGGGACGTCGGCGAGGAGCAGCCGCCGGAGGTGGCGGCGGAGGACCAGTCCAGTGACGAGGTCGCCGACGAGTCTGAGCCCGACGTTTCCGAGGAATCCGAGGCGCCCGAGCCACCGGAAGGGACGGCCCCCAAGACCGAGGATTCCGAGGATCAAAAGAAGCCCCCGGGCGCCGAGCTCGAGCCGATCGCGATCGAGCCCCAGCGCGAGCTGGGCGCCGAGGAGCGAGCGCGGCTCGAGGCCGAGGCCGAGGAGCGAGCGCGGCTCGAGGCCGAGGCCACGGCCGAGGGCGCCGAGGAGCCCGTGCCGGCGCGCGAGCCCGCCGTTGAAGTGCCCACCGACGCGCGGATTCAGGCCACGGGCAAGCGAAAGACCTCGATCGCTCGCGTGATCGTGCTTGCGGGGAGTGGCACCTTCGAGATCAACCGGCGCACCCTCGAGGACTACTTCCCGCGCCACCAGCATCAGACGCTCGTTCGCCAGCCTCTCTTGGCCTCCGGCTATGAGGGCAAGGTGGACGTCCGCGTGCGGGTCCACGGAGGTGGCATCGCCGGACAGGCCGGTGCCGTCCGGCACGGGATCGCACGGGCGCTCACGGAGATCGACGCGGACCTGCGCGGGGAGCTGAAGCGCAGGGGGCTGCTGACCAGGGATGCGCGGGCGAAGGAGCGTCGCAAGGCCGGGCTCAAGAAGGCCCGCAAGCGCCCGCAGTTCTCGAAGCGGTAGTGGCCACCAAGCTATTTGGGACCGACGGCGTCCGCGGGGTGGCCGGCACGGAGCTGACCGCCGAGGTTGCCCTGGCGCTCGGCCGGGCGGCGGCGCTGGAGAGCGCCAACGCCCGCCCCCAGGTCCTGATTGTCCGCGACACGCGCGAATCCGGCCCGATGCTGGAGGCGGCGCTCGCGGCGGGCGTGGCCGAGGGAGGTGGCGATGCCTGGCTGGGGGGCGTGCTGCCGACGCCGGCCGCCTCGATCCTGGTTCGCCGGCACGGACTGGACCTGGCCGGGGTGGTCTCCGCCTCGCACAACCCCTGGCGACACAACGGAGTCAAGTTCTTCGGCCCGGATGGACGCAAGCTCGACGACGACGCGGAGGCCGGGATCGAGGCCCGAATCGCCGCTGGCGGCTCGGAGCCCGGGGCTTCGCTGGGAAGGGTCCGCGAGCTCGACGGAGCACTCGACGACTACCGGCGGGCCCTACTGTCGGCATTCAGGCTGGACCTTTCCGGGCGCCGGGTGCTGCTGGACTGCGCCAACGGGGCGACCTATCGGGCTGCCCCCTCGGTCTTCGAGCGGCTGGGGGCCGCCGTGGAGACGATCGCCGCGGAGCCGGACGGGCGCAACATCAACGAGGGCTGCGGCTCTACCCACCCGGAGCTCCTGGCCGAGGCGGTCCGCCGCGGCGACGGAGAGATCGGCTTCGCCTTCGACGGCGACGGCGACCGGGTGATCGCGGTCGACACGCAGGGAGAGATTCGCGACGGGGACGAGCTGCTGGCGCTCTGCGCGCGTCACCTGGCCGACGCCGACGCGCTTCACGGTGGGGTTGCCGTGACGGTGATGAGCAACTACGGCTTTCACCAGGCGATGGCGGAGGCCGGAATCGAGGTGGAGACGACGTCGGTCGGCGATCGCAGTGTGATTGCCGCGCTCGACAGGCGGGGCTGGCCGCTTGGCGGGGAGCAATCAGGCCACATCATCTGGAACGAGTACGGGCCCACCGGCGACGGGACCGCCGCAGCCCTGCTCGTGATGCAGGCCCTCGGCGACGGCCAGCTCGCGGCTTCGATCCCGATGGAGAAGCTTCCGCAGGTGCTCGAGAGCGTCGAGATCTCGGATCGCGCGGCGCTCGAGCAGGCGAGCTCTGTCTGGGAGGCGGTGGAGCGCGAGAACGAAGCCCTCGAGGGCCGAGGCCGCGTCCTGGTGCGTGCCTCCGGCACGGAACCGCTCATCCGCGTGATGGTCGAAGCGCCGACGGCAGCGGAGTGCGACGAGGTCTGCAGCCGCCTGGTCGATCTGATCCGCCGAGAGCTCGCGTAGGGCGTAGAGCAGGCACTCCCACCAACACGGTCTACCCTTAATCGCCTCTCCATGTGCGGAATCGTGGGATACGTAGGCCAGCGTCCTTGCCGCGACCTGTTGATGGCGGGGCTCGAGAAGCTCGAGTACCGGGGCTATGACTCCGCCGGCATCTCGCTGCTGGACAACGGGCGGATCGACTCGGTGCGGGCAGTCGGCAACCTCGCAAACTTGCGCGCCGCAATCGGCTTGAACGGGGCCGACGAGGGCGTGACCGTGGCGCCGCCGCCGGCGACCATCGGCCTCGCCCATACTCGCTGGGCCACCCACGGCCGCGTGAGCGAGGAGAACGCCCACCCGCACGGGGACTGCAACGACCGGATCCAGATCGTTCTCAACGGGATCGTCGAGAACCACACGGAGCTGCGCCGTGACCTCGAGGCCCAGGGGCATCGATTCAGCTCCGAGACCGACGCCGAGATCGTCGCCCATCTGATCGAGCGCTACGACGAAGGCGACCTGACCGAGGCGGTGCGAGCGGCGTTCGCGGAGCTGCGCGGCCACTACGCGTTCGCTGCCATGCACGCCGATCACCCCGACACGCTGGTCGCCGCGCGACAGGAATGCCCGCTGGTTGTCGGGCTGGGCGAGGACGAGACGTTCGTCGCCTCCGCGATTCCCGCCTTCCTCACCCAGACCCGCCGCGTGCTCCTGATCGAGAACGGTGAGGTCGTGACGATCGACTCCGCCGGGGCGACGGTCACCGGGATCGAAGGAAGCCTGGTCGAGCGGGAGGCCGAGGAGGTCCTGTGGGACCAGGACGCCGCTGAAAAGGGCGGCTATGAGACGTTCATGCTGAAGGAGATCCACGAGCAGGCCGACTCGGTGGCGGAGACGATCACCGATCGGCTCTTCCAGCACGACCGCGTCGATCTCTCCGAGCTCGACCTGCCGGATGACTTCGTCGCCGGAATGCGGCGGATCGTGATCGTGGCCTGCGGCACCAGCTATCACGCCGGGCTGGTGGGCCGGTACGCGATCGAGCAGTGGGCGCGGATCCCGGTCGAGATGGACATCGCCTCCGAGTACCGCTATCGCGATCCCGTGGTCGGCGCCGACGACCTGGTGATCGGGATCACCCAGTCGGGCGAGACCGCCGACACGCTTGCGGCGATGCGGCTGGCCCGGGAGCGCGGGGCGAAGGTGCTGGCCTTGACCAACATCATGGGCAGCCAGGCGACCCGCGACGCCGACGCGGTCCTCTTTACGCGCGCCGGCCTGGAGATCGGCGTCGCGGCCACCAAGACCTTCACCGCGCAAGTGGCGGCGATGTATCTGCTCGGCCTGTGGCTTGCCGGGAGCCGGGACGCGATGCCGAGAGAGCGGATCGCGACCCTCATTGAGGAGCTCAAGAGCATGCCCACCATGATCGACCGCACCATCGAGTCGGTGGAGGAGAAGGTCCGGCAGATCGCGGCAGACGAGTACGGGGGGCGCTTCTTCCTCTACCTGGGCCGGAACATCGGCCTTCCCGTGTGCCTCGAGGGGGCGCTGAAGATGAAGGAGATCTCCTATATCCCCAGCGACGCCTACGCGGCGGGCGAGATGAAGCACGGGCCGATTGCCCTGCTGGACGACTCGACCCCCGTGGTCTGCGTGGCGACGGAGAGCCCGGTCCTGGACAAGATGTTGTCCAACATGGCCGAGGTGAGCGTTCGCGGCGCTGACGTGATCGCGGTCGCGACCGAGGGGTCGGAGCGGGTCGCAGAAGGCGCCGACGAGATCCTCTACGTGCCCGCAACCGACTGGATCCTGCAGCCGATCCTGGCGATCTTGCCCCTCCAGCTGCTCGCCTACCACGTGGCGCGGCTCAAGGGTCTGAACGTGGACCAGCCACGCAATCTCGCGAAGACCGTCACGGTGGAATAGGCATCCCCGGCCTCGTGAAGGGACGTCGCGCTCGTCCGACCTTCCTGCTGCCGGCGCTCGTCGCGCTGCTCGCCGGCTGCGGCGGGGACGGAGGAGGCCCGTCCCCGTCCACCGGCCCGGATCCGGCCACGGTGAGCCCGGCTGACGCGGCCCTGTTCGCCGAGGGCGTCGTCCGCCCTGACGGCGACCGCAAGCAGGCGCTCGACTCCGCGCTCTCCAAGCTCCTGGCCACCGACGACCCGGGTGCCCTCGTGGTGGATCGGCTCGACGAGGCGCTGGCGAGCGGCGACACGGGACTCACCTACCGAGACGACATCGAGCCGTGGCTCGGCGAGCGCGCAGGCTTCTTCCTCCGGGGCTCGCAGGGGGAGACCCCGGGCGCAGCTGTTATCGCGACCACCGATCCGGCGGTTGCTCAGCGAGCCATCGACAAGGCGGCAGCGGCCGATGAGCAGCCGGAGCGTCGCCGCTCGTATCAGGGTGTCGATTACCTGGTGGATCGGGACGGCACGGCCGCGGGCCTGGTCGGCGACTTCGTGGTTGCCGGGACCCAGCGCGCCTTCCGGGACGCTGTCGACGCCTCCAAGCAGCGGTCGCTGGCGGAATCCGGCGAATTCGAGGCGCAGCTCGACCAGGCCCCCCAGGACTGGGTGGGCTTCCTCTACCTGGAGCCCAGGAAGATCCTGGACGATCTCCAAAAGTCGGGAATCGCGGCCGCGGCGGAGGCGTCGTCCGCGACCCCGCGGCTCGAGCAGCTCCTCGGGCAGCCGGTCTCCGCAGCCATCTCGGCCAGCTCCGACCAGCTCGCCCTTCAGGCGTCGGCCGCCGCCGGAGCCGCCCCGGCCTCGCAGGAGTCCGAGCTCTTGAAGGGCTTCCCAGAGGAGTCGTGGCTGGCGTTCGCGATCGCCGACGTTGGTGAGACCTACGGGAGCCTGCTCCGCCAGGTCCGCCCTGGCGCGGGAGCCGCCGACGCGAGGCTGGGCGGCGGACTCGGATCCGAGCTCGCTGACCAGATCAGCCGCTGGGCCGGGGATCTCGGCGGGTTCATCACCGGGACGTCGCTGTTCAGCGTTGGTGGTGCGCTGGTGGTCCAGACCGACGATGAGCAGGCTTCGGCGACCACGCTCGATCGGCTCCGGAGGGCGCTCGGCAACGATCCGCGACTGAGTGTCGAGCCGCTGACGGATACATCCGACCAGGGCTTTTCCTTCAGCCCGGCTGGCGTCCCGATCTCGTTTACGGTCGTCCAGCACGACGACAAGGTGGTTGCCGGACTCGCCGCCTCGGTCGAAGACGTCCTCTCGCCGAGCTCAACGCTCGACGACTCGGATGCCTTCAACTCCGGTGCGGATGCGCTCGGAGACGATTTCGCCCCGCAGACCTTCATCGACTTCGTGCCCTTGCTCGAGCTCATCGAGAGCTTCCCGCAGGCTCGCGACGACCCCGACTACCGCAGCGCCAAGCCGTACCTCGACCACCTCGACTACTTCGTGCTCGGCACCCGCTCCGATGGAGACCGAGCCGAACTCAGGATGGTGCTCGGTCTTCGCGATGCGCCGGCGGAAACCGGCGGTGACTCCGGAACGGCCGCGGCGGTGGTGGGGGAATGAACTCGCCGGAGCCGGACCTGTTCACTCCGGGACATCCGGCCGGGGTCGGCATCGACCTGCTCGAGATCCGCCGGCTCGAGGAGGCCCTGGAGCGCCGGCCGCCGCTCGCGCAGCGTCTGTTCACCGAAGGCGAGCTTGCCTACGCCGGGGCGCGGCGCCGTCCCGCGCGTCACCTCGCCGCGCGCTTTGCCGCCAAGGAGGCTGCCGTGAAGGCGCTCGGCGCCGGGCCTCTGCCGCCGCGGGAGGTCGAGATCACGGGGAGCGGGCGCGAGACTCCGCGCCTGCAGCTGCACGGTCGCGCCGCCGCAGCCGCCGCCGAAAAGGGCGTCGCGCTCCATGTTTCGCTCACGCACTCGCGCGAGCTCGCCGCGGCGATCGTGGTTGCGGAGTCGTTGGCGAGCCGGCCGTAGGCAGCTCGGATTACGCTGCGGGCCGGATGGAAGACTGGCTCGAGCCCATTTACGACGCCGCTGGGATGCGGGCGGCGGACGCCTGGGCGATCGAGGAGCAGCGAGTTCCCTCCCTGGAGCTGATGGAAAGGGCCGGCGCCGCGCTGGCCGAGGCGGCTCGATCCGCGGCGCGGCCCGGGCCGGCCCGGGTCGTCTGCGGCAAGGGCAACAACGGCGGCGACGGGCTGGTTTGTGCTCGTGAGCTCGCCGACACCGGGTATGAGGTCGAGGCGCTGCTGCTGTGGTCTGCGGCGGAGCTCTCGCCCGACGCGAGCGCCAACCTGGAGAGATTCGGGGGCACCGTTGTTGAGCCGGGTCCCGAGGGAGTTGCGCCGGCGCTCCGGGGAGCCGGGGTGGTTGTGGACGCGGTCTTTGGCACCGGGTTCTCCGGGGCAGCACGAGCTCCCGCGGACGCCGCGATCGAGGCCATCAACGGCTGCGAAGCACCGGTCGTGGCCGCCGACATCGCCTCCGGCGTTGACGCCTCGACCGGCGAGGTCGAGGGCACGGCGGTCGAGGCCGACATCACGGTGACCTTTCACCGGGCCAAGCTGGGGCACTGGATCGCACCGGGGAAGACCCACACGGGGGAGCTTCGCGTCGCCGAAATCGGGATTCCGGCCGGGGCGCCCGGCGACCCCGCGGCCGGCGTGATCACCGACGCCGTGCTCGGTCTCGCTCCCCGGCGGAGCCCCGGCTCGACCAAGTTCGATTCGGGCCAGGTGCTGGTGGTAGGCGGCTCCAAGGGCCTGACGGGCGCCGTATGCATGGCCGCGGAGGCGGCGATCAGAGTGGGCGCCGGCTACGCCACGGTGGCGGTGCCCGCCGACCTGGAGCCGATCTTCGAGGTGAAGCTGACCGAGGTGATGTCTCGCGGTTTCGCGGGGGCGGAGGGCCGCCTGCCGGCGAGCGCGCTCGAGGACATCCTCGAGGCGGCAGAACGGGCTGCCGCCGTGGTCCTGGGCCCGGGCCTGGGACGCGACGAGGACTCGCTCGAGCTCGCCCGCGCCGTCGCCCAGAGGATCGAGGCGCCGCTCTTGATCGATGCGGACGGGTTGAACGCCCACGCCGAGCGCCTCGACTCGATCGCCAGGCGGACCGCCCCCACCGTGCTCACGCCTCATGCCGGTGAGCTCGGGCGCCTGCTGGGACGGGGATCCCGCGAGGTTGACGCGCACCGGCTCGCCTGCGCTCGCGAGGCCGCGGAGCAAAGCGGGGCGATCGTCGTGCTTAAGGGCGACGATTCCCTGGTCGCGGACGGCGCCCGCCTTGGGGTCAGCGCCGGCGGCAGCCCCGGGCTGGCCACGGCCGGCACCGGGGACGTCCTCTCGGGCACGATTGGCGCCCTGCTTGCTCGCGCCACGGACCCCTTCGCCGCCACTTGTGCCGGGGTCCACGCGCACCAGCTCGCCGGGAGGCACGCGGCGCGGCGGCTGGGCGCGGCCGAGTCGGTGATCGCAACGGACGTGATCGCCGCGCTGCCGGCGGCTCTGCAAGGGAATGGCTGAGCCCGTCCAGCGCGCCGTCGCCGTCGTGGACCAGGGCGCCGTTGAGCGCAACTGTGCCCGGCTGGTCGAAGAGCTGCGCGGATCGCAGCTGTGCGCCGTGGTGAAGGCAGACGGCTACGGGCACGGGGCAGTCGACTGCGCGCGCTCGGCGCTTGCCGGTGGGGCGACCTGGCTGGCGGTTGCGGCGGCGGCCGAGGCCGCCGAGCTGCGGAGCCAGCTTCCGGATGCCCAAATCCTGACCATGGGGGCGCTGACAGAAGCAGAGCTCGACATGGCGCTTCGAGCGAAGTCCGACGTGGCGGTGTGGCGCCCGGGCTTAGCCCGTCTGGCCGGCGAGCGCGGGGCCGAGCTCGGCGTGCGCCCGCGGTTGCACGTCAAGTACGACACCGGGATGGGCCGCTTGGGCGAGCGGGACCCAGATGCGGTGCTGGCCCTGGTGGACGCGGTGGCGAGCGACGAGCGCGTCGAGCTCGCCGGGCTGTGGACTCACTTCGCCACCGCCGACGAGCCCGACTCCGACTTCTTCGGCGAGCAGCTCGAGCGCTTCACGTCCCTAGCCGAACGCGCGCGCGCCGAGCACCCGGATCTGCTCGTGCACGCCGCCAACAGCGCCGCCACTCTTCGAGAGCCCACCTCGCATTTCGACATGGCTCGGTGCGGGATCGCGATCTACGGGCTCGACCCCTTTCACTCCGATCCCTTCGCGCGTGGGTTGGAGCCGGCGCTCGAGCTGCGCTCCTACGTCGCCGACACCAAGCGCTTTCCGGCTGGCGCGAGCGCAGGCTACGGCCGGCGGTGGCTCGCCCCGACCGACACCTGGGTCGGTGTGCTGCCCATCGGCTACGGGGACGGCGTGCGCCGCGGCCTGACGAACAACGGCGAGGCCTTGGTGGGCGGGAAGCGATACCCGTTCGTCGGCACGATCTCGATGGACAACCTGACCATCGACCTGGGCCCATCCTCGAGCGTGGAGCCCGGCTCGCCCGCGGTGCTGATCGGTGCCCAGCGCGACGATCGGATCCTTTGCGAGGAGGTGGCCCGGCGCCTGGGGACGATCAACTACGAGATCACCTGCGGGATCGCGCCGCGGGTGCCTCGGGTTCAGGTCCGGTCTGCCGCCCGGTGAGCGCTGCGATCCCAGATCTTTTGGCGGCGGCTCCGGCAGTTCGCGCCTGCCAGGCCGCCCTTGGCGCCAGGGATGGGATCTGGATCGTCGGCGGGGCGATCCGCGACGCGGCTTTCGGGCGAGAGGTGAGGGACGTCGACCTGACCGTCGCCCGGGACGAGGGGCAGGCCGCCCGTGAGATCGGCGCGTTCGCCGCGGGACACGCGTTCAAACTGTCGGAGGAGTTTGCGAGCTGGCGCGCCCTGGCGGGCGACGCCGCCTGGCACGTGGACATCACCAGGCTACGGGGCGACGGAATCGAGGCGGACCTGGCCATGCGGGACTTCACGGTCAACGCGATCGCGGTGCCGCTGGCAGACCTGGGTGCGCCGCTGGTCGACCCGCACGGCGGGCTGGCCGACTTGGAGAGGCGTGTGCTGCGCGCGGTCTCCGGCCGAAGCTTCATCGACGACCCGTTGCGGATCCTCAGGGCGGCCCGGCTCGCCGCCGGTCTCGAGATGGAGGTCGATTCCGAAACTGCCGCCCTTGCCCGCGCGGAGGCGAGCCGGGCGGGCGAGCCGGCCGGGGAGCGCCAGTTCGCTGAGCTGCGTCTCCTGCTCACGGGTCCTGAGCCGGTCAGAGGGCTGAAGGTCGTGGACGAGCTGGGGGCGATGCCGGGCCTCCTGCCGGAGCTGGAGGCGCTGCGCGGCGTCGAGCAGAACCCCTATCACCACCTCGACGTCTATGGACACACCATGGAGGTGCTTGGGCGGCTGATCGAGGTTGAGGGCGACCTGGAGGCCTTCGTCGGCGCGGCGGCGGGGGAAGTCGGCGAGCTGCTCACGGAGCCGCTCGCCGACGACCTCACCCGCGGTGGCGCGCTGCGCTTCGCCGCCCTTGTTCACGACCTCGGCAAGCCGGAGACCCGCGCGGTCGGGCAGGGAGGCAGGGTGCTGTTCATGGGCCACGATCGGGCCGGCGTCCGGCTGGCCCGCGCGCTCTGTTCGCGCCTGCGGGCGAGCAAGCGCTTGACCGACTATCTCGCGAACCTGACGCTCAACCACCTGCGCCTCGGCTTCCTCGTCCACGAGCGGCCGCTCTCGCGGCGACACGTCTACGACTACCTGCTGGCCACCGATCCCGACACGGTTGACGTCACGCTGCTCACGGTCGCGGACCGGCTGGCGACCCAGGGCGAGCGCACCCGCCAAGAGGCCGTCGACGCCCACCTCGAGCTGGCCAGCGAGATGGTTGCCGAGGCACTGGCCTGGCGTCGCGCCGGCCCGGCGCGCTCGCCGATCCCCGGTGACGACCTCGCCTCGGAGCTCGGCATCCAGCCGGGTCCAGAGCTCGGCAGCCTGCTGGGCGAGATCAAGGCGGCGGTGTTCGCGGGCGAGGTCTCGACGCGCGAAGAGGCCATCGACCTCGCGCGACAGATCCGCTCCCATTAGGCTGGCTTTGATGGCAAGCGACTGCCTCTTCTGCGGGATCGTCGCCGGCGAGGTCCCGGCACAGATCGTCGACTCGGATGAGCACACCGTCGCCTTCATGGACATCAACCCCGCCACGCCGGGGCACGCGCTCGTGGTGCCGCGTGCCCACAGCGCCGACCTGTTCGAGGTCTCCGACCATGACCTCGAGCGCGCGATGCTCGCCGCCCGGCGCCTTGCGCGCAAGATC
The nucleotide sequence above comes from Solirubrobacterales bacterium. Encoded proteins:
- a CDS encoding DUF1801 domain-containing protein, translating into MKERAQELKAEARRGSRAGKADGERDVLAKINEMRGSDRAMAKRLHAIIKASAPALSPRTWYGMPAYAKDGKVVCFFQSAEKFKSRYATFGFNDKAKLDEGAMWPTSFALKELTAAEEARIGALVKRAVS
- the glmM gene encoding phosphoglucosamine mutase; amino-acid sequence: MATKLFGTDGVRGVAGTELTAEVALALGRAAALESANARPQVLIVRDTRESGPMLEAALAAGVAEGGGDAWLGGVLPTPAASILVRRHGLDLAGVVSASHNPWRHNGVKFFGPDGRKLDDDAEAGIEARIAAGGSEPGASLGRVRELDGALDDYRRALLSAFRLDLSGRRVLLDCANGATYRAAPSVFERLGAAVETIAAEPDGRNINEGCGSTHPELLAEAVRRGDGEIGFAFDGDGDRVIAVDTQGEIRDGDELLALCARHLADADALHGGVAVTVMSNYGFHQAMAEAGIEVETTSVGDRSVIAALDRRGWPLGGEQSGHIIWNEYGPTGDGTAAALLVMQALGDGQLAASIPMEKLPQVLESVEISDRAALEQASSVWEAVERENEALEGRGRVLVRASGTEPLIRVMVEAPTAAECDEVCSRLVDLIRRELA
- the glmS gene encoding glutamine--fructose-6-phosphate transaminase (isomerizing) — protein: MCGIVGYVGQRPCRDLLMAGLEKLEYRGYDSAGISLLDNGRIDSVRAVGNLANLRAAIGLNGADEGVTVAPPPATIGLAHTRWATHGRVSEENAHPHGDCNDRIQIVLNGIVENHTELRRDLEAQGHRFSSETDAEIVAHLIERYDEGDLTEAVRAAFAELRGHYAFAAMHADHPDTLVAARQECPLVVGLGEDETFVASAIPAFLTQTRRVLLIENGEVVTIDSAGATVTGIEGSLVEREAEEVLWDQDAAEKGGYETFMLKEIHEQADSVAETITDRLFQHDRVDLSELDLPDDFVAGMRRIVIVACGTSYHAGLVGRYAIEQWARIPVEMDIASEYRYRDPVVGADDLVIGITQSGETADTLAAMRLARERGAKVLALTNIMGSQATRDADAVLFTRAGLEIGVAATKTFTAQVAAMYLLGLWLAGSRDAMPRERIATLIEELKSMPTMIDRTIESVEEKVRQIAADEYGGRFFLYLGRNIGLPVCLEGALKMKEISYIPSDAYAAGEMKHGPIALLDDSTPVVCVATESPVLDKMLSNMAEVSVRGADVIAVATEGSERVAEGADEILYVPATDWILQPILAILPLQLLAYHVARLKGLNVDQPRNLAKTVTVE
- the rplM gene encoding 50S ribosomal protein L13, whose amino-acid sequence is MKTYVATPENRQRDWYVIDAEGLTLGRLATQIADALRGKRKPEYTPHCDTGDFVVVVNAAKIKVTGNKLNDKVYYRHSGYPGGLRSRTLGEMLERRPEEVIRMAVKGMLPRNRLARRQLQKLKVYAGAEHPHEAQKPAPMEVDA
- a CDS encoding M23 family metallopeptidase; this translates as MGASLSVCAGWAFAAGGGTTPPEPPKVTDVVCIAKCAGVHKATTGSKVQVSGRHLRHVSQVLFNARETGKVAAGSVASESRRVTAKVPAGAASGRPKVVDTYENSAKSPKTLRIVAPAQIQSGDFKLRDAAAKPRRSYYFGVKKPRVTYMFTNSEPTDVRIDVVNRANGTVVDSWVEPAQEPNMAHSAKWRGTRHGKPVRDGKYKFRIGPQSGTMASTSESRFTYHRFKFPIRARHTYGDGVGAPRSGHTHQGQDVFARCGAPLVAARGGRVQWKAYHSSAGYYLVIDGRKTGHDYAYMHMKRPSPLREGQVVHTGERIGKVGQTGNATGCHLHMEEWSAPGWYEGGHFLRSITRHLKKWDRWS
- the rpsI gene encoding 30S ribosomal protein S9, with translation MQATGKRKTSIARVIVLAGSGTFEINRRTLEDYFPRHQHQTLVRQPLLASGYEGKVDVRVRVHGGGIAGQAGAVRHGIARALTEIDADLRGELKRRGLLTRDARAKERRKAGLKKARKRPQFSKR
- a CDS encoding MarR family transcriptional regulator encodes the protein MPPDPSTETEIAEFAGQLFFRLWRASHTLTAAALRSIGLTPALFAVLNYLRAGDGGIQQQIGSAMGIDPSTMVSLVDQLERAGLARRRLHPQDRRAREVLITPKGRRTLKRARELAEEVEDSVLQGLSPAERRQLVTLLRKAFAAAPPQPLWSSEEATRAPGQMIK